The Flavobacteriales bacterium genome contains the following window.
CCACGGTGAGGATCGTCGTGGGTTGTGCACCGTTCAGTTCCCAGCGGAACTTGCCGGGGCGCTCGTAGGCGAAGGTGCCCGGACTGATGACGGGCTCCTTGAGGTAGTGCACATGCTTCTCCTGGGTGAGCGTGCATTGGATGGTGCGAGCGCTCTTGGCCGCGGCCTTCATACGCAGCACAAGTTCGTGGTCCGCCTTGATGGGCGTGGGCTCCGTGGGGGGACTTGTCCATGCTGCCAACGCTGCGATGGTCGCGATACCAAGGACGGAGAGGAAGAACTGCTTCATGCGTTGGGGCGAAGATGGGCGTCGCACCTGACAAGTTCGATGCCGTGCTGGCGGCAATGGGCGATGATGCCCTTGACCAGTTCCAAGGTGCCCGGCTGTGTGTCGTGAAGCACGGCGATGGTGCCGGGCTTCGGCCGCGTGGAAATGCGCTTCATGACTTCCGCCGGGGAGCGGGCCGTGTCGAAGGTGCGCAGGTCCCAACCGATGGTGGTGACCCCGGTGGTCTTTACCGCAGCAGCGATGTTCGGATTAGTGACGCCGAACGGTGGGCGGAACAACGACGTGCGTTGGCCGGTGGTGCGTTGGATGGCCTCTGCACACGTGCGGATCTCCTTCTCCGCATGATCTTCTCCGATGAAACCCCAGGTCCAGTGATGATGCTGCGAGTGGATGCCGATGGCGTGGCCCTCGTCCACGATGCGCTTCGCCAGCGCGGGAAAGGCTTCCACGTATTTGCCGATGCAGAAGAAGGAAGCTTTGATGTTCTCGGCCTTGAGGTGATCCAGCAACGCGGGGGTGATCTGTGGATGCGGGCCATCGTCGAAGGTGAGCGCCATCGTTCCCTTCGGACCAGAGCAAACGGCATCCACATAGATGCGCGCGGGCAAGGTGAGTGAAGCATATGCGGTGAAGCCGAGCCATAACGCCACGAAAAGGACCAACGGCCATAACGGCCACGACCACCATGCCCAGCCTATGTACAACGAACCGGCCAACAGGATGGCCAGCCCTGATGCGATGTTCCACTTCTTCATGGCTCCATCAGCACCGCGCACGTCTCCATGCCGTGCCGGTCAACGACCAGTACACGCCCAACGGCGGCAGCGGTTCCATCCGGCAAACGGCCGTTGCGCATACAATGCAGAGCCAGGCACAGCGCCTGTGCCGGTGCGCTTCCGTGCAAGCCGGTGAAAGGACGATGATCCACGGCCGCCGAATGCGCTGGCAGCACAGGAGCTTCGCCCGTGAACGGATCGTTGCTGTACAACACCATGTCGATGGCGGAACTTGCGAAGTCGTCCTTGCCCCACCACTCCCCTTCCTCCCTTCGAACCGCAGGCCAAACACCTGTAACACGACCGATCGAACCAGGACCTTTCGTTGGAGAAGCGACCACGAAGCCGGTTCCTGCACCCGGCTTATCGCCAAGCATGGCCGCTTGTGCAAGTTCGTCCAGCAGTGGGGCGTGCTCATCCGCGGCACCAACGAGGATGTGGGCAGCGCCGTTCTCTTCCGCTTGCAACGCTGCGCTTTGCAATGCCCAAGCGAACGACGACATGCCTTGGCTGAAGGTGAGGTTCGGTCCGTCGGCACCGAGCAACAAGGCGATCGTACCACCCACAGTGTTGTGCGTGCTGCGCATGAACCCTGTTGGTGATAGGATCCCACCGGCGTTCGCCTCGATCTCGTTGAGGAAACCGATGGTGTCCTCCACCTGACCGAGACCGGTACCGAAGTGGATGCCATCCGGCTTCGCAACACCTGCATCGGCGAGGGCTTGCAACGCACAGCACACCGCACGCCGCATCGGCACCGTCATGCGCCGCGCCGCGCCTTTGTTCAGGAGTTCAGCGCCCGGTACCCCAGGGCTCTCCCGATCCCACGGCAGTGGATAGCAGGCGGCGGCGTTGATCCACAGGTCCATCACGCAGCGCGGAAAATGACGGAGGTGCCATTGCCACCGAAGCCGAACGAATTGCTGAGCACGGTGCGCACGGGCATTTCCAAGGTGGCCTTGACCGGTTCGGTGCGGCAGCCATCCACCACGGCCCCGGCGCGCGCCGTTGCGGGCACAAAACCATGCTTCATGCACAACACGCTGAACACGGCTTCCAATGCACCTGCAGCCGCCAACGTATGACCGGTCAACGATTTGGTGCTGGTGAACGGCGGCATGTTGCCGAACAAACGCTCCATGGCGATGAGCTCGGTGAGGTCGTTGTTCTCCGTTGCCGTGCCATGGGCATTGATGTGGTCGATGTCCTTCGTGGAAAGACCAGCAACCCGCAGCGCACCCTCCATGGCCTTTTGCGGGCCGATGCCTTCGGGCGAGGTAGCCGTCTGATGGTAAGCATCGTTCGCGTTGGCGCAACCAGCCACGAAGGCAAGCGGCTTGCGACCGGCCTTGTGCGCGTCGTCCTCGCGTTCCAAAAGGAGGTATGCTGCACCCTCACCGAGGTTCATGCCGGCACGCCCCGCGGTGAACGGACGGCACGGCTGCGTATCCATGGCGCTCAATGCTCGGAAGCCCGCTACAGTGAAGCCGCACAAGGCGTCGGCACCACCAACGAGCACGGCATTGGCACGACCCGTCTTCAGCAACTGCGCACCGAGCATGATGGCGCTGGCACTGCTGCTGCACGCCGTGCTGATCGTAGTGGCGCTGCCCGCTTTGAAGCGTGCGGCCAGGTAGCGGGCATGGTCGCCGACCTCGTGCCCCGTGGCCGCGTTCAGCAGCGGCTTTAGGTCTTGTTGTCGCGCGGCGTACGCGCGCTCGGTACGGTCCATACCGCCAACCGTGCTCGCACTGATGATGGTGAGTTCACCCGCAGCGAATGATGCTACGGCCATCGCTTCCTGCGCAGCGCAGAGGGCGAGCAGCACAGTGCGGGCCACGCCGGTGGGCAGTTCCGCGCTGTTCAATTGGGCAAGCAATTGCGCGTCGGACATCGGCACTTCACCGAACACGAGTTCGGGGAAAGGCAGATCATGCACGCGCAACGGGCCAATGGCTGAGCGCCCGGCTTTCAATGCATCGAGCTGTGCAGCAACACCAGCGCCGAGCGCGCTGATCGCACCCATACCGGTGATGGCGATGGCGGGCGCGGCCATACGACAGGAACTGTTCAGCCAGCGATG
Protein-coding sequences here:
- a CDS encoding polysaccharide deacetylase family protein, translating into MKKWNIASGLAILLAGSLYIGWAWWSWPLWPLVLFVALWLGFTAYASLTLPARIYVDAVCSGPKGTMALTFDDGPHPQITPALLDHLKAENIKASFFCIGKYVEAFPALAKRIVDEGHAIGIHSQHHHWTWGFIGEDHAEKEIRTCAEAIQRTTGQRTSLFRPPFGVTNPNIAAAVKTTGVTTIGWDLRTFDTARSPAEVMKRISTRPKPGTIAVLHDTQPGTLELVKGIIAHCRQHGIELVRCDAHLRPNA
- a CDS encoding beta-ketoacyl synthase chain length factor; this translates as MDLWINAAACYPLPWDRESPGVPGAELLNKGAARRMTVPMRRAVCCALQALADAGVAKPDGIHFGTGLGQVEDTIGFLNEIEANAGGILSPTGFMRSTHNTVGGTIALLLGADGPNLTFSQGMSSFAWALQSAALQAEENGAAHILVGAADEHAPLLDELAQAAMLGDKPGAGTGFVVASPTKGPGSIGRVTGVWPAVRREEGEWWGKDDFASSAIDMVLYSNDPFTGEAPVLPAHSAAVDHRPFTGLHGSAPAQALCLALHCMRNGRLPDGTAAAVGRVLVVDRHGMETCAVLMEP
- a CDS encoding beta-ketoacyl-[acyl-carrier-protein] synthase family protein produces the protein MAAPAIAITGMGAISALGAGVAAQLDALKAGRSAIGPLRVHDLPFPELVFGEVPMSDAQLLAQLNSAELPTGVARTVLLALCAAQEAMAVASFAAGELTIISASTVGGMDRTERAYAARQQDLKPLLNAATGHEVGDHARYLAARFKAGSATTISTACSSSASAIMLGAQLLKTGRANAVLVGGADALCGFTVAGFRALSAMDTQPCRPFTAGRAGMNLGEGAAYLLLEREDDAHKAGRKPLAFVAGCANANDAYHQTATSPEGIGPQKAMEGALRVAGLSTKDIDHINAHGTATENNDLTELIAMERLFGNMPPFTSTKSLTGHTLAAAGALEAVFSVLCMKHGFVPATARAGAVVDGCRTEPVKATLEMPVRTVLSNSFGFGGNGTSVIFRAA